A single genomic interval of Labeo rohita strain BAU-BD-2019 chromosome 13, IGBB_LRoh.1.0, whole genome shotgun sequence harbors:
- the prepl gene encoding prolyl endopeptidase-like, with the protein MNLITSSCLLLLRSVSRNIHRRNIHPLISRLYTEGSFQTTAELSKAQLQKLRDQEQRFKRRLRSVHRKFADVPENSEFQGQHHVYFEDGKGIYRSTLGHDEQEMLEVFNADWGGDGYGTIQRVRLSPSETMLAVTVKKDHHEETKCVLVHLGGVILPQKSSLVLDNVLSFEWATDDVLFYSTQEILQCLRVFRLHLRDCGVQTTLVYEEKDSEFFVEVSRSRDQRLVTINCSSKISSEVWFVDSKTPLSFPTLIQTRQPGLLYYVEHSDNYLFILANTGANQEYQLLRAPLASPSMLHWVPLFSAVPGTVIKDMELLQDHCVFTVKDSLCQLHIQTLTTQEPYQLNTHQLPHWACDLSPQRVRTMDRGSFGFLVSSPVHPPVRYLYSSREQTLSITEDNTKYISLTEFNTTRLQAASEDGTMVPLSLLHVPALSELHKAPLLLHVYGAYGVDLNMAFSPENRLLLEDGWALAYCHVRGGGERGLAWHRAGSVLQKRRGVEDLAACIQTLHQLGVSHPALTALFARSAGAVLAGALCNHNPQLLRAVILQAPFLDVLGTMQDPSLPLTVEERGEWGDPLIKEHRDNIASYCPCHNIKPQLYPSMLITAYSEDRRVPLSGVMKYMERLKAAIQTSSTRVGVNAARVPAVILDLQPGGDHFGPEDFHLSLNESARQLAFLYKELGLDQQKTRRRQKERSKKLTCKPQN; encoded by the exons ATGAATCTTATTACTTCCTCATGTCTGCTGCTTCTGCGATCAGTTTCACGCAATATACATCGGAGGAATATACACCCACTTATCTCACGTCTTTACACTGAG GGATCATTTCAGACTACAGCAGAGCTGTCTAAAGCCCAGCTACAGAAACTTAGAGATCAAGAGCAGCGTTTTAAAAGAAGATTGCGTTCAGTTCACAGAAAGTTTGCAGATGTACCAGAAAATTCTGAG TTCCAGGGACAGCATCATGTGTACTTTGAAGATGGCAAAGGGATCTACAGATCGACCCTTGGACAtg ATGAGCAGGAGATGTTGGAGGTGTTTAATGCAGACTGGGGAGGAGATGGATATGGAACCATCCAGAGGGTCAGACTCTCTCCCTCAGAGACCATGCTGGCCGTCACTGTAAAGAAAGACCACCATGAGGAGACCAAATGTGTGTTGGTTCATCTAGGTGGTGTCATCCTTCCTCAAAAGTCCTCGTTGGTTTTAGACAATGTGCTCAGCTTTG AATGGGCCACAGATGACGTCCTCTTCTACAGCACACAGGAGATTCTTCAGTGCCTACGTGTTTTCCGTCTACACCTCAGGGATTGTGGTGTTCAGACCACCCTTGTTTATGAAGAAAAGGATTCAGA GTTTTTTGTGGAGGTCAGTCGTTCTAGAGACCAGAGGTTGGTGACTATTAACTGCAGCAGTAAGATCAGCTCTGAGGTGTGGTTTGTTGATAGCAAGACTCCGCTTTCATTCCCCACCCTCATCCAGACCCGTCAACCTGGACTGCTTTATTACGTGGAGCACTCGGACAACTACCTGTTCATCCTTGCTAACACTGGAGCAAACCAGGAGTATCAG CTGCTTAGGGCACCTTTAGCCTCTCCATCCATGCTACACTGGGTGCCATTGTTCAGTGCTGTTCCAGGAACAGTCATTAAAGATATGGAGCTGCTTCAGGATCACTGTGTGTTTACAGTGAAAGATTCACTGTGCCAACTTCACATCCAGACTCTTACCACACAAGAGCCCTATCAGCTAAACACTCACCAG CTTCCTCACTGGGCCTGTGATTTATCACCGCAGCGAGTTAGGACTATGGACAGAGGGTCATTTGGTTTCCTCGTGTCCTCCCCAGTGCACCCACCTGTACGCTACCTCTATTCCTCCAGAGAACAAACGCTCTCCATAACAGAGGACAACACCAAGTACATCTCCCTCACTGAGTTTAACACAACACGCCTGCAGGCAGCCAGTGAG GATGGTACAATGGTGCCTTTGAGTCTCCTCCATGTGCCTGCATTATCTGAGCTGCATAAGGCTCCTCTGCTCCTGCATGTATATGGAGCTTATGGTGTTGATCTCAATATGGCCTTCAGTCCAGAGAACAGACTGCTGCTGGAGGACGGCTGGGCTCTGGCCTACTGCCACGTCAG GGGTGGTGGTGAGCGTGGGCTAGCGTGGCATCGAGCAGGTTCTGTGCTGCAGAAGCGAAGGGGAGTGGAAGATCTTGCTGCTTGCATTCAGACTCTTCATCAGTTGGGAGTGTCTCATCCTGCCCTTACAGCCCTCTTTGCTCGCAGTGCTGGGGCTGTCCTAGCGGGGGCGCTGTGCAACCATAACCCACAGCTTCTCAGAGCTGTAATTCTACAG GCACCTTTTCTGGATGTTCTTGGCACAATGCAAGACCCTTCCCTGCCACTTACTGTAGAAGAGAGAGGGGAATGGGGAGACCCTCTTATAAAAGAACACAGGGACAACATTGCCTCTTACTGTCCCTGTCATAACATTAAACCTCAG ctttaCCCATCCATGCTGATCACTGCATACTCAGAGGACCGTAGAGTTCCTTTATCTGGGGTTATGAAGTATATGGAAAGACTAAAGGCAGCCATCCAAACGAGTTCCACTCGGGTCGGTGTTAACG CAGCACGTGTCCCAGCTGTCATTTTGGACCTGCAGCCAGGAGGTGATCACTTTGGCCCTGAGGATTTTCATCTGTCTTTGAATGAG AGTGCCCGACAGTTAGCCTTTCTTTACAAAGAACTTGGACTAGATCAGCAAAAAACTCGACGGAGACAAAAAGAAAGGTCAAAAAAACTGACTTGCAAaccacaaaattaa